One window from the genome of Diabrotica virgifera virgifera chromosome 6, PGI_DIABVI_V3a encodes:
- the LOC126887526 gene encoding ejaculatory bulb-specific protein 3-like — protein sequence MSWYLSTYLIVTLVVVVFGAPKTFEENVKALRKINLNDVLKNDRIVRSYIDCVKGTKPCTPEGLAMKESWKEGLDKTCDKCEEEDKIKVKKVVKYIYLNRRDWYDELASTFDKDKKYQTKYQEYIDQLLADPAI from the exons ATGAGTTGGTATTTATCTACATATCTTATAGTGACTTTAGTAGTGGTGGTGTTTGGTGCTCCAAAGacatttgaagaaaatgtaaaagCCCTACGAAAAATTAATTTAAACGATGTACTCAAGAATGACAGAATTGTTAGAAGTTACATTGATTGCGTCAAAGGTACCAAACCTTGTACTCCAGAGGGCCTGGCAATGAAAG aaagCTGGAAAGAAGGACTCGACAAAACTTGCGACAAAtgtgaagaagaagataaaattaaagttaaaaaagtAGTAAAGTACATTTACTTAAACCGCCGTGATTGGTACGATGAACTTGCCAGTACCTTTGATAAAGATAAGAAATACCAAACCAAATACCAAGAATATATTGACCAACTTCTTGCTGATCCCGCTATTTAA